The Chitinophaga niabensis genome segment CCGGTAAGAACCCTGCAATTTGAAGGCAGGTTCGGTACGGTATGCATCTTTCATAGCGGCACTGGCAATGTATTGCTCATTCACACGGATCACAATATCGCGGATGCGGAGAATGTTTTTGAGTACCGCTACGGCATCATCGCATTCCTGCGAACTGTAGTTGCCTTCCAGTTCAGGCAACAGATCGTTGCCGGTTTCAATGCCTTCAATCAATTTGTACAGATCATCGAAGCTGCGGTTGGCGATGCGTTGCACGAAGCTGTTTTCTGCCACGCTGTTTTCGATCAGGCTCAGCCTGAAAAGCTGGTCCGATCCACCAATTACATCACCCAGGTTGTATACATCGGCGCGGTTGGCCAGCATGTCCGGGATCTTAAACTGTTCGCCGCTTTCCGTGTAGGGGTTGCCCGCCATTACCACGCAAAAGCGCTTGCCACGCAGATCGTATGTTTTGCTCTCGCCTTCAAATATGCCGTCCATTTTACGCTGCCCATCGGCCAGGGAAATGAACTTCTGCAAAAACTCCGGGCTGCAGTGCTGGATATCATCGATGTATAACATGACGTTATCCGCCATTTCAAAAGAGAGATTGATCTTCTTCAACTCTTCTCTTGCGCCGGAAGTAGTAGCCTCCAGCGGATCAATGGAAGTGATGTTGTGCCCGATGGTAGGGCCATTGATCTTCACAAAATGCAGTCCCATTGTTTTGGCCAGGTACTCCATCAGGGTGGTTTTACCATATCCCGGCGGCGATACCAGCAGCAGCATGCCCATTCTGGCCGTACGTTTATCGTTGCCTGCTGCGCCGATCTGTTTGGCCAGGTTGGCGCCAATCAATGGAAAATATACTTCGTTGATCAAACGGTTCCGTACAAACGAGTTCAGCACTTTAGGCTCAAATTCCCGTATCTTCAACTGCTGGCGGTACTGCGTGACCAGCTGTTCTTTCTGTTGGCTGAACGCCGCAAAGGCAGGCACAATTGTTTCAAAATACCCACTCAGCTTTTGCATGAAGAGATGAAAGTTCAGCACATACTTCCCTCCTTCCCGGATAGCCGGGTGGGTACCTTTGAGGCCTTCCAGCACCAGGCTGTCTGAAGCCGCTTTTTCCTTATAGGCATGCTCCCTGAACAACAGCAAACAAACTGCCTCATCTACATACTGCTCATCTACAACCTCCTGCTGAGATTGCAAAAATGCGAGCAGCCAGCTGCGGATCATGTAAAAACGTTCCAGCGTACTGAATTCCGTATTATCCGTTTCTTTCAGGAATACTTCAGCGCGTTTTTTCGCCTGCAGGTATTCTTTGAATTCCTTCTTCAAATGGGCGGCCTGCTGACTGCAGGTGAAATTAGGTGTTACCGCCAATTCCCTGCACAGGTAATCTGCCACATCCTGCGCATTTACGGGTGTGGGAGATGGCAACGACAGTTTAAACCGGTCGGCAATCTCCTTTTCCACGAAGGGCGCGCGGTGGCTTTGCGGGAAGCTTACCTGGATAGTATGCGCTGCCGCGATAAGCTGTTGCAGTTTGTGCTTAACAGCATCTTCCAGTGCGAACCAAAACAGTTGCGCTGCTACGCGTACGGCGGGGTTGAACTGGAGAATGCCCAGTTCTTCCTGTAATGTTTTCAGGCCTTTTGTGATCAGCAAGGCATCTGCATTGTGCACGCCTTTGAGGTAAGCGGCGGCATAATCGCGCTCTGTACGATCGTTGATGTATGTTTCGTAATCGCTTTGTGCAAATGCCTGGTACGCCAGGTATTCAGAGCGGTACACGGTATTGTTCTCGGAGATCAGTTCCTGCTCCCATATGGCGCGGTGCTGATAAAGTGTTTCGGACGTTACTTCCTTGTAAAAACTGGTACCGATCAGGTGATAGAACAGGCGTTCGTTACGGCGGATAATTGTAAGGTCCAGCACCTGTTTGTTCACTACGAACTTATAAGTGCCCAGTGATATGATGTTGTTGCCATCGGCAAACAATTCCGATTTGTCCCGGAGGTTGCGGAGGGCACTCTCCTGGGCCACCTTTACCAGGTTTTCCAGGTTTTCTGCTTTGGCCACATCACCAAGGCCTTTCAATTCCTCCACGAGATCGCGCACTTTGTCGATCATCAGATCTGTGGAAAAGAAGGCGTAAATGCTGGCTTTATCGTTGAAAGACTGTGCTTTGTTTTCAATGTTCTTTAATACCCGTATACCGATCTGTTCCAGTGCGGTAGCCCGTTTGCTGATCTGCGCCATCAGCATTTCCTTCTTGCCGTTGAAAGCTTTGATCACTTCGTCGCGCTTATCAGCAATCTTGTTAACGAACGCTTCAAAGTCCGCGAACTTGCTTTCCAGCTCTTCGATCTGTACGCTGATCTTTGTAAAATAGTCTTCGCACTTTTCGGGAGAGGTGGACAGATCGAGGAAATTAACGGTGCTTTGGTCCAGCAGGGTTAACTGCGCATAGAATTCTCCGGTGGACTCTTTGGAACGTAATGCCGTGGTTACCCTTACCAGGTCTGCTTTTACTTCGTTCAGTGAAGCGAAGATCAGCGAAATTTTTTCTACGATCCGGGTGGTTTGGGTGGTATCGCCAATTTTGAGGCTGTTGAGAATGTCTATCAGCATTTCGAGCCCGGCTGCAATGTTCTTCACAGCATCGTCTACCGGTATGGCATCCACTACTTTGGTTACGCCGGCCACGGCCTGCTTCTGCACAGCCACTTTAGCCTCATATGGTGCCAGTGCTTCTTCTTTCAGCAGGAATTGAATAGTGTCCTGCGATAGCGAACTGTTATATTGCTGCAGCGTTTCCTTCAGTGCATTTACCGCATCCGCATTAATGTAGCGGATATTCAGCAGATCGATCACGGCGCCCTGCATGCTGCGGATGGCAGCCAGCAGTTCCACCAGCTGGTCCAGGGAGGTAACGGTTACATTCTTAATGTTGATCACCAGCTGCTCCACCTTCTTTTCCACTGCCTGCAAAGCTTCCCGGGCGTGCTGGCGTTGTGCCTGCACCTTCGCAAATTCATCGATGGCGGTGTCCGCAATTTCGCGGATATTGGCCAAAGGAGCGGCCATATTGAAGGTAGCTTCGTCCTTTATCCAGAAGTAGGCATCCAGCAGGTCGTTGGCTCTTTTGTAGATATCTTCATAGAGATTTTCGTAACTATCCTCCTTCTGCAACAGCAGGATCACCTCCTGGCTTTCGCTCATAGCACTTACAATATCTTTGTTCCCGATCTTGTAAAGTACATTGCCGGTCATGGCGGTATTTTCCTGGAGAGCCGCCGTATACGGCGTTTGCCAGATCTGCACCTGGTGGTGCCTTACCGCTTCGTTTTCCGAGCGGAAATACACCAGCGTACCATCATTGAATACTGTGAAGCCATTACAGATGATGGGTGTTTCCACCTGCTGCGCAATCATATTGTACGACATCAGCAGGTAGGTATTGGTAGTTTTCTGGTAGAAAATGTACAGAAAATCTTCTCCGTTAGGCGATGCAATGCTGCGGACAAATTCCAGGCCCACCAAATCCGATTCGAATATTTTGTGTTCTCCGTTCTGGAGATAATATCCGTTGGCGAAGATCACGCCCTGATTGTCTGGCAGCAATACGCCTGCATCTACCAGTGCGGGGATAGGCACAACCTGCTTGGTGCGTACATTGAAAATATACGCGCGAAAAGTTTCCTGGTAGGGCTTTATTTTAATGGCGATCAGGTTACCCAGATCGGCATAGTGATATTCCGCATCATCGAGTTGCTGATCACTGTTCTGCACCGGTTCGGAGAAAATACCTTTTCCTGTGTCTGTGTTGTTTTCAATTTTGAAAGTGATATCGCCGTGAAGGGCTTCAATAAAAACCTTGTCCAGCACCGAAATATGCGGATGCCTGCCGAGGCGGCGGTTGCTCAGATCTGTCTGGATCCAGTCAAAATCGTGCTGCGCTGCTTTCTTTACTTCATGAATACTACGATCGTCCACATACAACAACTGATGCTCTTTTATCAGCCATTTGAATGCTTTTCTGTCGTCCGGGTTCTTGCTCGTCTGGAAGATCATGTAGAGATAATTTTCCGTGCGCACGAACCGGGCGAAGATGGAATCGCGGTAGTATTTGTACAGATTGGTGAAATCCGTGATGAAGCCGGCATCTTCTATCAGTACCAGCGGCTGCGGCTCAAAGTGGCTGCCACTGAACTTATAGATGCTGAACACATCGCTCAGTTTGATATCTTCTCTTAAACCAAAATGAACGTTATAGGCAAATATGGTCAGGTTACCGAGCGCTACGATACCACGCGCCACACCGTTATTTTCTGTGGTGATACGCTGGTTGGCGATGAGCTGGAAGCCTTTGGAATTGAATATTTCCTTACGGGCAACGTTCAGTTTTGCCAAACGCTGCACCAGGTCCTGCCGCTGCTCGTTTAAACGGTTCCGGATGATCTCATACGTACCTGCATCCAGTATGGCTGTTGTGTTGTTTTCAGTACCTGCCATGCTATCTTCTTAATTACAACTTCTTATTAGATATACCCAGGCTATTAGCCAGTGCTGCCAGGTTCAGCAGCGAAGAGCGGTCGCTTTCCGTGCTGTTCTGTTGCATTTTCAGCAACAGGCTGGAGATTGTCAGGTTTTTAATATCGTTGGATGAAATGTTGTATTTATCCGCAAAATCCCGGATACGTACCAGCAGATCGCCACCATTGGTGCCATCGCCGAGGAGGGCCGTTTTGAGATGCGTAGCATGTTCGCTTTCGTTGATCAGGCGGTCGAAACCTTTGGCATTTGATACCTGGTTGATGATGTTCTGGAAGAACATGGTTTCACCACCTACGATATCAATCCTGGCAGATTTGAGTGCATCGCCCAATACAGCAGCCTGTGCATCTGCAATATCTTTCTGGATACTGATCTGCGCCAGTGCGATATCTTTTTCTTTGGTGAGCAGCAATTTGAACTCTTCGTGCTCCTTGCCTACTGCGTCCAGCTTCTTCATGGCTTCCGCTTTTTCTTCTATACCTGCAGCTTCCGCCAGGGCTTTCTCTTTGGTTACTTCTGCCTGGGAAAGACCTTCCT includes the following:
- a CDS encoding DNA repair ATPase, with the protein product MAGTENNTTAILDAGTYEIIRNRLNEQRQDLVQRLAKLNVARKEIFNSKGFQLIANQRITTENNGVARGIVALGNLTIFAYNVHFGLREDIKLSDVFSIYKFSGSHFEPQPLVLIEDAGFITDFTNLYKYYRDSIFARFVRTENYLYMIFQTSKNPDDRKAFKWLIKEHQLLYVDDRSIHEVKKAAQHDFDWIQTDLSNRRLGRHPHISVLDKVFIEALHGDITFKIENNTDTGKGIFSEPVQNSDQQLDDAEYHYADLGNLIAIKIKPYQETFRAYIFNVRTKQVVPIPALVDAGVLLPDNQGVIFANGYYLQNGEHKIFESDLVGLEFVRSIASPNGEDFLYIFYQKTTNTYLLMSYNMIAQQVETPIICNGFTVFNDGTLVYFRSENEAVRHHQVQIWQTPYTAALQENTAMTGNVLYKIGNKDIVSAMSESQEVILLLQKEDSYENLYEDIYKRANDLLDAYFWIKDEATFNMAAPLANIREIADTAIDEFAKVQAQRQHAREALQAVEKKVEQLVINIKNVTVTSLDQLVELLAAIRSMQGAVIDLLNIRYINADAVNALKETLQQYNSSLSQDTIQFLLKEEALAPYEAKVAVQKQAVAGVTKVVDAIPVDDAVKNIAAGLEMLIDILNSLKIGDTTQTTRIVEKISLIFASLNEVKADLVRVTTALRSKESTGEFYAQLTLLDQSTVNFLDLSTSPEKCEDYFTKISVQIEELESKFADFEAFVNKIADKRDEVIKAFNGKKEMLMAQISKRATALEQIGIRVLKNIENKAQSFNDKASIYAFFSTDLMIDKVRDLVEELKGLGDVAKAENLENLVKVAQESALRNLRDKSELFADGNNIISLGTYKFVVNKQVLDLTIIRRNERLFYHLIGTSFYKEVTSETLYQHRAIWEQELISENNTVYRSEYLAYQAFAQSDYETYINDRTERDYAAAYLKGVHNADALLITKGLKTLQEELGILQFNPAVRVAAQLFWFALEDAVKHKLQQLIAAAHTIQVSFPQSHRAPFVEKEIADRFKLSLPSPTPVNAQDVADYLCRELAVTPNFTCSQQAAHLKKEFKEYLQAKKRAEVFLKETDNTEFSTLERFYMIRSWLLAFLQSQQEVVDEQYVDEAVCLLLFREHAYKEKAASDSLVLEGLKGTHPAIREGGKYVLNFHLFMQKLSGYFETIVPAFAAFSQQKEQLVTQYRQQLKIREFEPKVLNSFVRNRLINEVYFPLIGANLAKQIGAAGNDKRTARMGMLLLVSPPGYGKTTLMEYLAKTMGLHFVKINGPTIGHNITSIDPLEATTSGAREELKKINLSFEMADNVMLYIDDIQHCSPEFLQKFISLADGQRKMDGIFEGESKTYDLRGKRFCVVMAGNPYTESGEQFKIPDMLANRADVYNLGDVIGGSDQLFRLSLIENSVAENSFVQRIANRSFDDLYKLIEGIETGNDLLPELEGNYSSQECDDAVAVLKNILRIRDIVIRVNEQYIASAAMKDAYRTEPAFKLQGSYRNMNKMAGKVVPLMNVEEIDTLIRSHYEGESQTLTSDAEANLLKLKELAGFLSAEEAARWEHIKEIFRKNNKFGGLEANDTSGQMLMQLSSFNEHLEAIANAMSKK